One window of Hylemonella gracilis genomic DNA carries:
- the lspA gene encoding signal peptidase II codes for MSSRGSQGLLQWLGVAALTLLLDQFTKLLILMNYNYGQATYLTDWLNIVRVHNRGAAFSFLANADGWQRWFFIVLGVVAVLFMVYLLLSHAGQRLFCFALALLMGGAVGNVLDRLIHGYVVDMIDFHVGRWHFPAFNLADTALTLGVVFLLIDELRRVRRTR; via the coding sequence ATGTCGTCCCGTGGAAGCCAAGGCTTGCTGCAGTGGCTCGGCGTCGCCGCCCTGACCCTGCTGCTCGATCAGTTCACCAAGCTGCTGATCCTGATGAACTACAACTACGGTCAGGCCACGTACCTGACCGACTGGCTGAACATCGTGCGCGTGCACAACCGTGGCGCGGCCTTCTCCTTCCTCGCCAACGCCGACGGCTGGCAGCGCTGGTTCTTCATCGTGCTGGGCGTCGTCGCCGTGCTGTTCATGGTCTACCTGCTGCTCAGCCACGCGGGCCAGCGCCTGTTCTGCTTCGCCCTGGCCCTGCTGATGGGCGGTGCCGTGGGCAATGTGCTGGACCGACTGATCCACGGCTACGTGGTGGACATGATCGATTTTCACGTCGGGCGTTGGCATTTCCCAGCCTTCAACCTGGCGGACACGGCCCTGACGCTGGGCGTGGTCTTCCTGCTCATCGATGAACTACGCCGGGTGCGTCGCACCCGCTAG
- the ileS gene encoding isoleucine--tRNA ligase, translating into MSDPTTSNAPDFRSTLNLPDTPFPMRGDLPKREPGWVQEWNAQDADTGLYKRLRVARAGKPKFILHDGPPYANGQLHMGHAVNKILKDMITKARQLEGYDALYTPGWDCHGLPIENAIEKKFGRNLSRDDMQAKSRAFATEQIAQQMADFKRLGVLGEWDKPYKTMNFANEAGEIRAFKRVVERGFVYRGLKPVYWCFDCGSSLAEFEIEYADKQSQTIDVAFKAHDPARLAAAFGLPALNKDAYIVIWTTTAWTIPANQALNLNPELPYALVDTERGLYIVAESLVESCMTRWGLKGTVLAVVPGEKLAALEFEHPLHDVDAGYRRLSPVYLAEYATATDGTGIVHSAPAYGLDDFNSCVSHGMKYEDILNPVQGNGVYTADLALFGGQHIWKAVPVIIEALKNAGRLLHTTTITHSYPHCWRHKTPVIYRAAAQWFIRMDEGEGVFTKAGDKPAKTLRQLALDAIEQTGFYPANGKARLHDMIANRPDWCISRQRSWGVPIPFFLHKATGELHPRTMEILDQAAAIVEQGGIEAWSRVTTEDILGAADAPNYDKSSDILEVWFDSGSTFWHVLRGTHAPGFHETGPEADLYLEGHDQHRGWFHSSLLLACAIYGRAPYKGLLTHGFTVDAQGRKMSKSLGNGIDPMEMSKKLGAEIIRLWVAASDYSGDIAGDDKILARVVDGYRRIRNTLRFLLANISDFDPAKDAVPTDQLLEIDRYALARAAELQAEILAHFKVYEFHPVVAKLQLYCSEDLGGFYLDVLKDRLYTTAPKSLARRSAQTALHQITHAMLRWMAPFLSFTAEEAWKIVGQPETGHDSIFFETFSNFPAPDAALLGKWQRIREIRDAVNKDIEALRADGKVGASLQAEVALTADAADHALLASLGDDLKFVFISSAVTLRPGADFAVRVAPSSATKCERCWHYRDDVGHDPVHPTLCGRCTSNLYGAGEQRQHA; encoded by the coding sequence ATGTCTGATCCCACCACCTCGAACGCGCCCGACTTCCGCAGCACCCTCAACCTGCCCGACACGCCCTTCCCGATGCGCGGCGACCTGCCCAAGCGCGAGCCGGGCTGGGTGCAGGAGTGGAACGCCCAAGACGCCGACACCGGCCTGTACAAGCGCTTGCGCGTGGCGCGCGCCGGCAAGCCCAAATTCATCCTGCATGACGGCCCGCCCTACGCGAACGGCCAACTGCACATGGGCCACGCGGTCAACAAGATCCTCAAGGACATGATCACCAAGGCGCGCCAGCTCGAGGGCTATGACGCGCTGTACACGCCAGGCTGGGACTGCCACGGCCTGCCGATCGAGAACGCGATCGAGAAAAAGTTTGGCCGCAACCTGAGCCGTGACGACATGCAGGCCAAGAGCCGTGCCTTCGCCACCGAGCAAATCGCGCAGCAGATGGCCGACTTCAAGCGCCTGGGCGTGCTGGGCGAATGGGACAAACCCTACAAGACCATGAACTTCGCCAACGAGGCCGGCGAAATCCGCGCCTTCAAGCGGGTGGTCGAGCGTGGTTTTGTCTACCGCGGACTCAAGCCCGTCTACTGGTGCTTCGACTGCGGCTCCTCGCTGGCCGAGTTCGAGATCGAATACGCCGACAAGCAGAGCCAGACCATCGACGTGGCCTTCAAGGCCCACGACCCCGCCAGGCTGGCGGCGGCTTTCGGCCTGCCTGCCTTGAACAAGGACGCCTACATCGTCATCTGGACCACGACCGCGTGGACCATCCCGGCCAACCAGGCGCTCAACCTCAACCCCGAATTGCCCTACGCCCTGGTGGACACCGAGCGTGGCCTGTACATCGTGGCCGAGTCCCTGGTCGAATCCTGCATGACACGCTGGGGCCTGAAGGGCACCGTGCTGGCCGTGGTGCCGGGCGAAAAACTCGCCGCGCTGGAATTCGAGCATCCCCTCCACGACGTGGACGCGGGCTACCGCCGCCTGTCGCCGGTCTACCTGGCCGAGTACGCCACCGCGACGGATGGCACGGGTATCGTGCACTCGGCGCCTGCTTATGGCCTGGACGACTTCAACTCCTGCGTGTCGCACGGCATGAAGTACGAGGACATCCTCAACCCGGTGCAAGGCAACGGTGTCTACACGGCCGACCTGGCACTGTTCGGCGGCCAGCACATCTGGAAGGCCGTTCCGGTGATCATCGAGGCGCTGAAGAACGCGGGCCGCCTGCTGCACACCACCACCATCACCCACAGCTACCCGCATTGCTGGCGACACAAGACGCCGGTGATCTACCGCGCCGCCGCGCAGTGGTTCATCCGCATGGACGAGGGCGAAGGCGTGTTCACCAAGGCGGGCGACAAGCCGGCCAAGACCCTGCGCCAGTTGGCGCTGGACGCCATCGAGCAGACCGGTTTCTACCCGGCCAACGGCAAGGCCCGCCTGCACGACATGATCGCCAACCGGCCGGACTGGTGCATCTCGCGCCAGCGCAGCTGGGGCGTGCCGATTCCCTTCTTCCTGCACAAGGCCACGGGCGAACTGCACCCGCGCACGATGGAAATCCTCGATCAGGCTGCGGCCATCGTCGAGCAGGGCGGCATCGAAGCCTGGAGCCGCGTGACGACGGAAGACATCCTGGGTGCCGCCGACGCGCCGAACTACGACAAGAGCAGCGACATCCTGGAAGTGTGGTTCGACTCGGGCTCAACCTTCTGGCATGTGCTGCGCGGCACGCACGCACCCGGTTTCCATGAAACCGGGCCGGAAGCCGACCTCTACCTCGAAGGCCACGACCAGCATCGCGGCTGGTTCCACAGCTCCCTGCTGCTGGCTTGCGCCATCTACGGCCGCGCGCCCTACAAAGGCCTGCTGACCCATGGCTTCACCGTCGACGCGCAGGGACGCAAGATGAGCAAGTCGCTAGGCAACGGCATCGACCCCATGGAGATGAGCAAGAAGCTCGGCGCGGAAATCATCCGCCTCTGGGTCGCGGCCTCCGACTACTCGGGCGACATCGCGGGCGACGACAAGATCCTGGCCCGCGTGGTGGACGGCTACCGCCGCATCCGCAACACCCTGCGCTTCCTGCTGGCCAACATCAGCGACTTCGACCCGGCCAAGGACGCGGTGCCCACCGATCAGTTGCTGGAAATCGACCGCTACGCGCTGGCGCGCGCGGCCGAACTGCAGGCCGAGATCCTCGCGCACTTCAAGGTGTACGAATTCCACCCGGTGGTGGCCAAGCTGCAGCTCTACTGCTCGGAAGACCTGGGCGGTTTCTACCTGGACGTGCTCAAGGACCGGCTCTACACCACCGCGCCCAAATCCCTGGCGCGCCGCAGCGCCCAGACGGCACTGCACCAGATCACCCACGCCATGCTGCGCTGGATGGCGCCTTTTCTGTCCTTCACGGCGGAAGAGGCCTGGAAGATCGTTGGCCAGCCAGAGACCGGCCACGACTCCATCTTCTTCGAGACCTTCAGCAACTTCCCCGCACCGGACGCGGCGCTGCTGGGCAAATGGCAGCGCATCCGCGAAATCCGCGACGCGGTGAACAAGGACATCGAGGCCCTGCGCGCCGACGGCAAGGTGGGCGCCTCGCTGCAGGCGGAGGTTGCGCTGACGGCCGACGCCGCGGACCACGCGTTGTTGGCCAGCCTGGGCGACGACCTTAAATTCGTCTTCATCAGCTCGGCGGTGACGCTGCGGCCTGGTGCCGATTTCGCCGTGCGCGTCGCGCCCAGTTCAGCCACCAAGTGCGAACGCTGCTGGCACTACCGCGACGACGTGGGCCATGACCCCGTGCACCCCACGCTCTGCGGCCGCTGCACCAGCAATCTGTACGGCGCGGGCGAACAACGCCAACACGCCTGA
- a CDS encoding bifunctional riboflavin kinase/FAD synthetase, protein MKIFRGFPSPGPADRPTTEASGRPAGTAVTIGNFDGVHRGHQAMLALLRSEAEQRGVRSCVLTFEPHPRDYFAAQARKPELAPARISTLRDKLADLRRAGIDQVVVLPFDARLSGLGPQAFIDEVLLRGLNTRYLLVGDDFRFGARRAGDYALLDAAGQAQGFDVARMNSYEVHVPGPAPGGAGQRVSSSLVRAALAEGRMDDAAKLLGRPYHISGHVLHGRKLGRELGRNLGPGAPGGGQGFRTLNLRFAHWKPAASGIFAVQVHGLTGSGVGAPLLGVANLGVRPSLDPDDVNGGRVLLETHVFDWPAELGLEGGYGKIIRVELLHKLHDELKYDGLDALQVGIARDCENARAWFATHTQTRRQTTRDRI, encoded by the coding sequence CCACGACCGAGGCATCGGGCCGGCCCGCCGGCACCGCCGTCACCATCGGCAACTTCGACGGCGTGCACCGGGGCCACCAGGCCATGCTGGCCCTGCTGCGCAGCGAGGCCGAGCAGCGCGGCGTTCGCAGCTGTGTGCTGACCTTCGAGCCGCATCCCCGCGACTATTTCGCCGCCCAGGCGCGCAAGCCCGAGCTGGCACCGGCACGCATCTCCACCCTGCGCGACAAGCTGGCCGACCTGCGACGTGCCGGGATCGACCAGGTCGTCGTGCTGCCTTTCGACGCCCGCCTGTCCGGCCTCGGCCCGCAAGCCTTCATCGACGAGGTGCTGCTGCGGGGTCTGAACACCCGCTATTTGCTGGTCGGCGACGACTTCCGCTTCGGTGCCCGGCGCGCGGGTGACTACGCCCTGCTCGACGCGGCCGGGCAGGCCCAGGGCTTCGATGTCGCGCGCATGAACAGCTACGAGGTGCATGTGCCCGGCCCGGCTCCCGGCGGAGCTGGCCAGCGCGTGTCCAGCTCCCTGGTACGCGCCGCCCTGGCCGAAGGGCGCATGGACGACGCGGCCAAGCTGCTGGGCCGCCCTTACCACATCAGCGGCCATGTGCTGCACGGCCGCAAGCTGGGGCGCGAACTGGGCCGCAACCTGGGGCCGGGCGCACCGGGCGGCGGCCAGGGATTTCGTACGCTCAACCTGCGCTTCGCGCACTGGAAGCCAGCCGCCAGCGGCATCTTCGCCGTCCAGGTGCACGGCTTGACCGGCAGTGGCGTGGGGGCTCCATTGCTCGGCGTGGCGAATCTGGGGGTGCGGCCCTCGCTGGATCCCGATGACGTGAACGGCGGCCGGGTGTTGCTGGAGACCCATGTCTTCGACTGGCCCGCCGAACTGGGCCTCGAAGGGGGCTACGGTAAAATCATCCGCGTGGAACTGCTGCACAAACTGCACGACGAACTGAAATACGACGGCCTGGACGCCCTGCAAGTGGGCATCGCGCGGGATTGCGAGAACGCGCGTGCCTGGTTCGCCACCCACACCCAGACGCGCCGCCAGACCACGCGCGACCGAATTTGA